From one Anabas testudineus chromosome 21, fAnaTes1.2, whole genome shotgun sequence genomic stretch:
- the LOC113173237 gene encoding trace amine-associated receptor 13c-like — protein sequence MWLITSKSESVTGSSVSNTAKQGAQSDGSTAGAEMEALVATTFSSRKAKEAPSGYGGLLHPGGAEESRGEDAGESHHCLQQVSGRLRLGPGNARVNAVSSHHRLGSTRQAPASLRETQSGFRQLHTPTNLLLLSLAVSDFFVGLVVTPLEAHRQTSCWFLGNLMCSLYNFVAFAITCASVVNVLLISADRYVAICDPLHYPTRVTVRRVKVCVFLCWLCSVLYSTLFLKDDLTQPDTHNSCYGGCVIFIDYISGTVDIVLTFIVPIAVIIVLYLRVFLTAVSQARAMRSHVAATTLHHSGNVLSKKSELKAARTLGINIIVFLICFCPYHCLFLVQDSSVSSFSAAFAVFMLYISPCLNPVIYALFYPWFRKAIRLIISLQILQPGSCETNMLYVAMEH from the exons ATGTGGCTCATCACCTCCAAAAGTGAGAGTGTTACCGGCTCAAGCGTATCAAACACAGCCAAACAAGGAGCACAATCAGATGGATCAACAGCAGGAGCTGAAATGGAGGCCCTTGTGGCAACAACCTTCTCG AGCAGGAAAGCCAAGGAAGCGCCCTCAGGTTACGGGGGTTTACTCCACCCTGGCGGGGCAGAGGAGAGCAGGGGCGAGGACGCCGGAGAATCTCATCACTGCCTGCAACAGGTGTCAGGCAGGCTCCGATTGGGTCCAGGAAACGCCAGG GTGAACGCCGTTTCTTCACATCATCGGCTGGGATCGACCAGACAGGCTCCAGCTTCTCTGCGTGAAACACAAAGTGGATTCAG gcagctccacacacccaccaacctcctcctcctctctctggctgtctctgaCTTCTTTGTGGGCCTCGTGGTGACACCGTTAGAAGCTCACCGACAGACATCCTGTTGGTTTCTTGGTAATCTAATGTGTTCTCTATATAATTTTGTGGCCTTTGCTATTACCTGTGCCTCAGTAGTAAATGTGCTGCTCATATCAGCCGATcgctatgtggctatttgtgaccctctgcattaccccaccagagtcactgtgagaagagttaaagtgtgtgtgtttctctgttggctctgttctgttttgtacaGCACTCTGTTTTTAAAGGATGATCTGACTCAACCAGACACACATAATTCCTGCTACGGAGGGTGTGTGATTTTCATTGACTATATTTCAGGAACTGTTGacattgttttgacatttattgTTCCAATAGCTGTGATTATAGTTCTGTACTTGAgagtgtttctgacagcagtgtctcaggctcgtgccatgcgCTCTCATGTTGCAGCCACCACACTCCATCATTCAGGGAATGTACTGAGCAAGAAATCTGagttgaaagcagccaggacacTTGGTATTAACATAATTGTGTTCCTAATATGTTTCTGTCCATATCATTGTCTTTTTCTTGTTCAAGACAGCTCTGTTAGTAGTTTTTCTGCTGCCTTTGCAGTCTTTATGTTGTATATCAGTccctgtctgaaccctgtgatctacgccttgttctacccctggtttagaaaagctattagactcattatctctcttcagatactgcagcctggCTCCTGTGAGACCAACATGCTCTATGTTGCTATGGAGCACTAA